Proteins encoded by one window of Puntigrus tetrazona isolate hp1 chromosome 17, ASM1883169v1, whole genome shotgun sequence:
- the znf593 gene encoding zinc finger protein 593 yields MGKSKQVGKHSKGKKKNISKTWKTKRRTKDLDQIHADMIPANAVKLLKQEVDYDVTGCAQNYCLHCARYFVDLKTLKEHFRSKLHKKRLKKLREEPYTQAEAERAAGMGSYIPPKTVEVHTQQIEEDMD; encoded by the exons ATGGGTAAGTCCAAACAGGTCGGAAAGCACAGTAAAGGCAAGAAGAAGAACATTTCCAAGACATGGAAGACTAAGCGCAGGACGAAGGACCTTGACCAGATCCACGCAGATATGATCCCTGCAAATGCTGTCAAGTTATTAAAGCAAGAAGTAGATTATGATGTTACTGGTTGTGCTCAGAATTACTGTCTGCACTGCGC gagatattttgttgatttaaaaaccCTGAAGGAGCATTTCAGGTCCAAACTTCATAAAAAACG gttgAAGAAGCTGAGGGAAGAGCCATATACACAGGCTGAGGCAGAGCGGGCAGCAGGAATGGGCTCCTACATCCCACCAAAAACCGTAGAGGTTCACACACAGCAGATCGAGGAAGATATGGACTGA
- the selenon gene encoding selenoprotein N codes for MAADVDKTPAGEPKDDHDEDRATPSSRRARSRFKQLSSLFLVAAVPLFGFCIKYYQDAQLVKRHEAGLKALGADGLFFFSSLDTDHDLYLSPEEFKPIAEKLTGVAPPPEFDEEIPHDPNGETLTLHAKMQPLLLDSMTKSKDGFLGVSHSSLSGLRSWKRPAVPSSTFYASQFKIFLPPSGKSALGDTWWIIPSELNIFTGYLPNNRYHPPTPRGKEVLIHSLLNMFHPRPFVKSRFAPQGAVACIRAVTDFYYDIVFRVHAEFQLNDVPDFPFWFTPGQFAGNIILSKDASHVREFHLYVPNDKSLNVDMEWLYGASESSNMEVDIGYLPQMELRTEGPSTPSVIYDEQGNMIDSRGEGGEPIQFVFEEIVWSAELSREEASRLLEVTMYPFKKVPYLPFSEAFSRAHAEKKLVHSILLWGALDDQSCUGSGRTLRETVLESSPILALLNQSFISSWSLVKELEDLQGDKKNLDLSEKARLHLEKYTFPVQMMVALPNGTVVHHINANNFLDQTSMKPEEEGGPAISFSAGFEDPSTSTYIHFLQEGLKKARPYLES; via the exons ATGGCCGCAGACGTGGATAAAACTCCAGCTGGAGAGCCCAAGGATGATCATGATGAAGATCGCGCGACTCCATCCAGCAGACGCGCCCGCTCACGTTTCAAGCAACTCTCCAGTTTATTTCTTGTCGCTGCTGTTCCTTTGTTCGgcttttgcattaaatattaccaGGACGCCCAGCTTGTGAAACGCCAT GAGGCAGGATTGAAGGCACTGGGAGCAGATGGACTCTTTTTCTTCTCATCCCTGGATACCGATCATGACCTCTATCTCAGTCCAGAGGAGTTCAAACCTATTGCAGAAAAACTCACAG GCGTGGCACCTCCCCCAGAGTTTGATGAGGAGATACCACATGATCCTAATGGAGAGACGCTGACCCTGCATGCTAAAATGCAGCCGTTACTGCTGGATAGCATGACAAAGAGCAAAGATGGCTTTCTAGGG GTTTCTCACAGCTCTCTTAGTGGACTGAGATCTTGGAAACGTCCAGCTGTTCCTTCATCCACGTTTTATGCTAGTCAGTTCAAGATCTTCCTGCCACCCAGTGGTAAATCGGCCTTGGGTGACACTTGGTGGATCATTCCCAGCGAACTGAACATTTTCACCGGCTACCTTCCCAACAACCGCTATCATCCTCCCACGCCACGGGGCAAAGAG GTACTGATCCACTCTCTGCTAAATATGTTCCACCCGAGGCCTTTTGTGAAATCCCGCTTTGCTCCACAGGGAGCTGTGGCTTGTATACGGGCTGTTACTGATTTCTATTATGATATTGTTTTCAG AGTCCATGCCGAGTTCCAGCTAAATGATGTTCCAGACTTTCCATTCTGGTTCACTCCTGGGCAGTTTGCTGGTAATATCATCCTCTCCAAAGATGCTTCTCACGTGCGAGAGTTTCACCTCTACGTCCCAAATGACAA ATCTCTGAATGTGGACATGGAGTGGCTTTATGGGGCCAGTGAGAGCAGCAACATGGAGGTGGATATTGGATACCTGCCCCAG ATGGAGCTCAGGACAGAAGGTCCCTCCACTCCCTCAGTGATTTATGATGAGCAGGGGAACATGATTGACAGCCGAGGGGAGGGAGGAGAGCCTATTCAGTTTGTCTTTGAGGAGATTGTCTGGAGTGCAGAGCTGAGCAGAGAAGAAGCATCCAGGCTTTTGGAGGTCACAATGTACCCATTTAAAAAG gTGCCATATTTACCATTCAGTGAGGCCTTTAGCAGAGCTCATGCAGAGAAGAAGCTGGTTCACTCCATCCTGCTCTGGGGGGCTCTGGATGACCAGTCATGCTGAG GTTCGGGGCGGACTCTTCGAGAGACAGTCCTCGAGAGTTCGCCCATTTTGGCCTTGCTCAATCAGAGCTTCATCAGCAGTTGGTCTCTAGTCAAAGAGCTGGAGGATCTGCAG GGTGATAAGAAGAATCTGGACTTGAGTGAAAAGGCTCGTTTACATTTGGAGAAGTATACTTTTCCAGTGCAGATGATGGTGGCGCTGCCAAACGGCACTGTG GTTCATCACATCAATGCTAATAATTTCCTGGACCAGACATCAATGAAACCAGAAGAGGAAGGGGGGCCTGCTATCAGTTTCTCAGCAGGTTTTGAGGATCCTTCAACTTCCACATACATTCACTTCCTACAGGAAGGACTCAAAAAGGCCAGACCTTACCTGGAATCTTAA
- the arhgef33 gene encoding LOW QUALITY PROTEIN: rho guanine nucleotide exchange factor 33 (The sequence of the model RefSeq protein was modified relative to this genomic sequence to represent the inferred CDS: inserted 1 base in 1 codon) → MENGKIQGIGNDIETIDLQLQAMWVELKSGVGSVVEDFSTLRQTYSRLEEKVSTYQQETNEKILSLRNTLNTLQEDISTALTQLSEVKSNQKXQQRDLDLMQSTQHRKGSRGEGSVDGHASLNSQTELSLIQHYISSLSANQNSYTEHDGQKKSPLWRDRKNSRDLKEQNNSNITQRHTAALELLESERAYVSYLSVLLKANISFNGSENINLKDKRPFPPSLRFLIQQHLELLHLLQERVLKSHWQGIMGDVFLRLTSKESDFLDHYVSYLRDLPECLTVVSLFSSSKSASLLESDITGDETRPSLHSLLLQPVQRIPEYHTLLQSLLQQTESEHPDYYLLLVSVQQLRSFMTQYSHLLQHNQELLTHSHAMREHTHNLCTHQQERPSHTRKELSRSTVRQLYKVDYEKNYSNTSAQNDPSRRNKRYPDYEAAPYHYDPEIPSPVSFLSDSDSRHKAISVPLRSIPETEGTGSVLSDALGALFPYGAGGSRCSSPSHSSDSSIDIAFVHCSPSHSPPRQSHSRGRSAGGAVYRSNRACVSPDSADIVRPRPLQAVQRKSKSLNGLQMDSTDSHTHQSKTPTHPRLERQSSGKSRLRPSSPKHRYETHTDTEDQPRLIHQKDPRSLVWEDLKLRGVSDDYDHTPLSERSRKEGKGFRNSFKKLFKKKSSGDGKEKTAVKAECQIIGELESIKASQAADIDRGTAV, encoded by the exons ATGGAGAATGGCAAAATACAGG gtaTAGGCAATGACATAGAGACCATAGACCTTCAG TTGCAGGCGATGTGGGTGGAGCTAAAATCAGGAGTTGGAAGTGTGGTGGAAGATTTTTCCACCCTACGGCAAACTTACAGCCGACTGGAGGAGAAAGTCTCTACCTATCAACAAGAAACTAATGAAAAGATCCTGTCTCTTAGAAACACACTTAACACATTACAG GAAGATATAAGCACAGCTCTAACACAGTTATCTGAGGTTAAGAGTAATCAAA ACCAGCAGAGGGACCTGGACCTCATGCAGAGCACACAACATAG GAAAGGCTCAAGGGGGGAGGGATCAGTGGATGGCCACGCCTCTTTAAACAGCCAAACAGAACTCAGTCTCATTCAGCATTACATAAGCAGCCTGTCAGCCAACCAGA ACTCTTATACAGAGCATGATGGACAAAAGAAATCTCCATTGTGGAGGGACAGAAAAAACAGCAGAGATTTGAAAGAACAAAACAACTCAAATATAA CTCAGAGGCATACTGCAGCATTGGAGCTGTTGGAGTCTGAGAGAGCGTATGTGTCATATCTCTCAGTCCTGTTAAAGGCCAACATTAGTTTTAATGGCTCAGAAAACATCAACCTCAAAGACAAAAG GcctttccctccctctctgcGCTTCTTGATTCAGCAGCATCTGGAACTCCTTCACCTTCTCCAGGAGAGAGTTCTTAAGAGCCACTGGCAAGGAATCATGGGAGATGTATTTCTAAGGCTCACTAGCAAAGAA AGTGATTTTCTGGATCATTATGTATCATACCTACGGGACCTCCCAGAATGTTTGACAGTTGTTAGTCTGTTCTCCTCTTCAAAATCAGCCAGTTTACTGGAG AGTGACATCACAGGGGACGAGACACGTCCATCTCTGCATTCACTGCTTCTGCAACCTGTCCAACGCATCCCAGAATACCATACGCTCCTCCAG AGTCTTCTGCAGCAGACAGAGTCAGAGCATCCGGACTATTACCTGTTACTGGTATCTGTGCAACAACTGCGATCTTTCATGACCCAGTACAGCCATCTGCTACAGCACAACCAGGAGCTCCTCACACACAGCCATGCCATgcgagaacacacacacaacctgtgCACACACCAGCAGGAGCGGCCCTCACACACCCGAAAAGAGCTAAGCAG GTCTACAGTGAGACAGCTCTATAAAGTCGACTATGAGAAAAATTACAGCAACACCAGCGCACAAAA tGATCCCTCTCGACGTAACAAGCGCTACCCTGACTATGAAGCAGCACCCTATCACTACGACCCAGAAATCCCATCCCCTGTCTCCTTCCTCTCTGACTCTGACTCTCGTCACAAAGCCATCTCAGTTCCTCTGCGCAGCATTCCAGAGACGGAGGGAACGGGATCTGTCCTCTCTGATGCTCTGGGTGCACTCTTTCCCTATGGAGCCGGAGGCTCTCGCTGTTCGAGCCCATCTCATTCCTCTGACTCCAGCATTGATATTGCCTTTGTGCATTGTAGTCCTTCTCATAGTCCACCTCGACAATCCCACAGCAGGGGGCGAAGCGCTGGGGGGGCGGTTTATAGGTCCAACAGAGCCTGTGTGTCACCTGACTCAGCAGATATTGTGAGACCACGCCCTCTACAAGCAGTGCAGAGAAAGAGCAAATCACTGAACGGCTTGCAGATGGACAGTACTGATAGCCACACCCACCAGTCGAAAACTCCCACCCACCCGAGGCTGGAACGTCAGTCAAGCGGCAAATCAagattgagacccagcagtccaAAGCACAGATATgagacacacactgacacagagGACCAGCCACGACTAATACATCAAAAG GATCCTAGAAGCCTGGTGTGGGAGGATCTCAAATTGAGGGGTGTGTCTGATGATTATGACCACACCCCCTTGAGTGAACGCAGTAGAAAAGAAGGAAAAGGATTTAGGAACtcttttaaaaagctgtttaaaaagAA GTCTAGTGGCGATGGAAAGGAGAAGACAGCAGTCAAAGCTGAGTGTCAAATCATCGGAGAGCTGGAGTCCATCAAAGCCTCTCAAGCGGCAGACATTGACAGAGGAACCGCTGTTTAA
- the morn2 gene encoding MORN repeat-containing protein 2 codes for MSDTTTLKISYIFPNGDKYEGECCRTSDGVVIRKGSGTQTSASGVTYTGEWDNDKMNGRGTLTHPSGAFYSGLFRDNMYHGKGTYRFPDGTEYTGSFNNNRFEGEGEFTDSQGLVWSGTFHNKAALGLKLKVNM; via the exons ATGTCTG ACACCACAACTCTTAAAATCtcttacatttttccaaatggAGACAAATATG aaGGCGAATGCTGTCGTACTTCAGATGGTGTGGTTATAAGAAAAGGGTCTGGCACACAGACATCAGCCTCTGGAGTTACATACACTGGAGAATGGGACAATGATAAG ATGAATGGCAGAGGAACTCTCACGCACCCCTCAGGGGCGTTTTACAGCGGCCTGTTCAGAGACAACATGTATCACGGCAAAGGAACATATCGATTTCCTGATGGGACAGAATACACAGGAAGTTTTAACAACAACAG aTTTGAAGGTGAAGGGGAGTTCACAGATTCACAAGGACTTGTGTGGAGCGGGACGTTCCATAACAAAGCTGCTCTGGGATTGAAGCTCAAAGTCAATATGtga